The following proteins are encoded in a genomic region of Pirellulaceae bacterium:
- a CDS encoding DUF1269 domain-containing protein: MADFVSIAYDDPHKATEVRLALVKLQQEYLIDMEDAVVAVKDENGKIKLHQAHNLTAMGAVTGGFWGTLVGMIFLNPLFGLAVGAAAGGLSGALSDVGISDDYMKELADAMKPNSSVLFVLVRKATPDKVVEELQQYGGKLLQTSLTHEDEEKLQAALDHKNA; encoded by the coding sequence ATGGCAGACTTTGTTTCCATCGCTTACGACGATCCGCACAAGGCAACAGAAGTTCGTTTGGCGTTAGTCAAATTGCAACAAGAATACTTGATTGATATGGAAGATGCCGTCGTGGCGGTAAAGGATGAAAACGGAAAAATTAAGCTTCACCAAGCTCATAATCTCACAGCCATGGGCGCCGTGACCGGTGGTTTTTGGGGGACGCTAGTTGGTATGATCTTTCTCAATCCGCTGTTCGGTCTAGCGGTTGGAGCTGCGGCAGGTGGGCTGTCGGGAGCCCTCTCCGATGTAGGGATCAGTGATGATTACATGAAGGAATTGGCCGATGCGATGAAGCCCAATTCATCGGTATTGTTCGTATTGGTGCGAAAAGCGACTCCAGACAAAGTCGTTGAGGAGTTGCAGCAGTATGGGGGCAAATTGTTGCAGACTTCGCTGACTCACGAAGACGAAGAGAAACTGCAGGCTGCCCTGGATCACAAAAATGCTTAG
- a CDS encoding anhydro-N-acetylmuramic acid kinase, which translates to MTASARNALPLERHQAADSGSRPIRYFIGLELIHSRLEIEAALVRVTGQGLSADLQVIDTVTTQDQRIELALSVGENQQTTSEAALFNEAAQSAYLTEAAADLVHSITARFKLDDGLILACVLHNFGIWFNDPVDGYHYLPRCDTSLLSKITGLTIIDDLPGRDRAYGGHGGPVEAIGIWMLLADRGQIPGRRIRAVVQFDTTLRLLLLPPRQPLQIPNHLICHELGPGQSLLDQILLELVDESVSDPYGKLAVQGRHRPTLLQRWEQLFNETSSNWSPHGPATDPWIQVLRDWSQTQSISLHDALCTAIQMLTGRLAQHVKHELPRSQPVGQIILAGAGHTNAFFVRELQQRLPEVEIAFLEPDKILPTPSLGAAAAAVLGQLHLDQIPGNSPALTGTDVPRVLGRLTPGNPANWHEVLANLAKTLPAKLPLRSAI; encoded by the coding sequence ATGACAGCATCTGCCAGAAACGCGTTGCCGCTGGAGCGTCATCAAGCGGCTGATTCTGGCTCGCGACCGATTCGTTACTTCATCGGCCTTGAGTTGATTCATAGCCGTTTGGAAATCGAAGCTGCCCTTGTGAGGGTCACGGGCCAAGGTTTGTCAGCTGACTTACAGGTGATCGATACGGTCACCACTCAGGATCAACGTATTGAACTTGCTCTCTCGGTCGGCGAAAACCAGCAGACGACCTCAGAGGCTGCCTTATTTAACGAAGCGGCCCAATCGGCCTACCTGACAGAGGCGGCGGCTGATCTGGTGCATTCGATCACCGCTCGCTTCAAATTAGACGACGGACTCATCCTGGCTTGCGTCTTACACAACTTCGGCATTTGGTTCAACGACCCAGTCGATGGCTATCATTACTTGCCGCGGTGTGACACGTCGTTACTTTCCAAAATCACAGGCTTAACCATTATTGATGATCTGCCCGGCCGAGATCGAGCCTACGGAGGTCATGGAGGTCCTGTGGAAGCCATCGGAATTTGGATGCTTTTGGCGGACCGCGGCCAGATCCCCGGCCGACGCATCCGGGCGGTCGTGCAATTCGATACCACGTTACGATTATTGCTGCTACCACCTCGGCAGCCGCTCCAAATCCCCAACCATTTAATCTGTCATGAACTAGGGCCGGGCCAATCGCTGCTCGACCAAATCCTGCTTGAGCTCGTCGACGAGTCCGTTTCCGACCCATACGGCAAATTGGCCGTCCAAGGACGGCATCGTCCCACCCTGCTGCAACGATGGGAGCAACTGTTTAATGAGACGAGTTCCAACTGGTCACCCCACGGTCCTGCGACCGATCCATGGATCCAAGTCTTGCGCGACTGGTCACAAACACAATCGATTTCATTGCATGATGCACTTTGCACGGCCATTCAGATGCTGACTGGTCGCTTGGCTCAACATGTCAAACACGAATTACCTCGATCTCAGCCAGTCGGCCAAATCATTCTCGCGGGGGCCGGACACACCAATGCATTTTTCGTTCGAGAACTGCAACAAAGATTACCGGAAGTGGAGATCGCATTTCTCGAACCAGACAAAATACTCCCAACTCCGTCTCTAGGAGCCGCAGCCGCCGCCGTCCTGGGCCAACTTCATCTGGACCAAATTCCTGGCAATTCGCCCGCATTGACCGGAACGGATGTCCCCCGCGTTCTCGGCCGTTTGACTCCAGGCAACCCGGCCAATTGGCACGAAGTGCTGGCTAATTTAGCGAAAACCCTGCCGGCCAAGCTTCCGTTGCGCAGCGCGATCTGA
- a CDS encoding STAS/SEC14 domain-containing protein — protein MNGIEIKTVGNVIEVSATGKLTKENYEELVPAIDAHIKAHGKLHILFQMHDFHGWTAGAMWEDIKFDCKHWHDIERIAIVGESKWEAGMAMFCKPFTTAKIQYFDSSRIDEARDWIKE, from the coding sequence ATGAATGGGATCGAAATTAAGACGGTCGGTAACGTGATTGAAGTGAGCGCCACGGGCAAGCTGACCAAAGAAAACTATGAAGAACTTGTACCTGCGATTGATGCCCATATCAAAGCGCACGGCAAGCTTCACATCCTCTTCCAGATGCATGATTTTCATGGTTGGACGGCGGGTGCCATGTGGGAAGATATCAAATTCGACTGCAAGCATTGGCATGATATCGAACGGATTGCAATCGTCGGTGAATCGAAGTGGGAAGCGGGAATGGCGATGTTCTGTAAGCCATTTACCACCGCAAAAATCCAGTACTTTGATTCCAGCCGCATTGATGAAGCGCGCGACTGGATTAAGGAGTGA